In a single window of the Anaerocolumna cellulosilytica genome:
- the hisF gene encoding imidazole glycerol phosphate synthase subunit HisF, translating into MFTKRIIPCLDVHNGRVVKGINFVNLRDAGDPVEVGAAYDKAGADELVFLDITASSDARTIKLDMVRRVAETVFIPFTVGGGIRTIEDFKLILREGADKIAVNTAAILNPDLIAEAADKFGSQCVVVAIDAKRREDGSGWNIYKNGGRVDMGIDAVEWAIKANRLGAGEILLTSMDCDGTKDGYDIELTKSISDNVSIPVIASGGAGKMEHFYDALTEGKADAVLAASLFHYKEMEIYDLKRYLSEKGICVRL; encoded by the coding sequence ATGTTTACGAAAAGAATTATTCCATGTCTGGATGTGCATAACGGCCGTGTTGTTAAAGGAATTAATTTTGTTAATTTAAGAGATGCAGGAGATCCGGTTGAGGTAGGTGCGGCTTATGACAAGGCAGGAGCAGACGAGCTGGTATTTTTAGATATTACGGCATCCTCTGATGCCAGAACTATAAAGCTTGATATGGTCAGAAGGGTTGCGGAAACAGTTTTTATCCCTTTTACTGTAGGTGGAGGTATTCGAACCATCGAAGATTTTAAATTAATTCTTAGAGAAGGTGCGGATAAAATTGCTGTAAATACGGCTGCAATTCTGAATCCTGATTTAATAGCAGAAGCAGCTGATAAGTTCGGGAGTCAATGTGTAGTGGTTGCCATAGACGCCAAAAGAAGAGAGGACGGTTCTGGGTGGAATATCTATAAAAACGGTGGTCGTGTAGATATGGGAATTGATGCGGTAGAATGGGCTATAAAAGCAAACCGGCTAGGAGCAGGGGAAATTCTATTAACCAGTATGGATTGTGACGGTACGAAGGATGGGTATGATATTGAACTAACAAAAAGCATATCCGATAATGTCTCCATTCCGGTGATTGCTTCCGGAGGAGCGGGCAAAATGGAGCATTTTTATGATGCCTTGACGGAAGGTAAAGCAGATGCAGTTCTTGCGGCCTCCCTATTCCATTATAAAGAGATGGAGATATATGATTTAAAGAGGTATTTAAGTGAGAAAGGTATTTGTGTCAGACTATAG
- the hisH gene encoding imidazole glycerol phosphate synthase subunit HisH: MIAIIDYDAGNLRSVEKALHHLGQDTIITRNREELLNADKIILPGVGAFGVAMDKLNHYNLVETIQEAAESGIPFLGICLGLQLMFESSEESKGVKGLGLLQGKIVRIPDCEGLKIPHIGWNSLTINPKAKLFQGIDNNAYVYFVHSFYLEASNKEEVAATTHYSTLIDASAEKGNVFGCQFHPEKSGEVGLKILQNFAEL; encoded by the coding sequence ATGATTGCAATTATTGATTATGATGCAGGGAATTTAAGGAGTGTGGAAAAAGCATTACACCATTTGGGACAGGATACTATAATAACCAGGAATCGAGAGGAACTTTTAAACGCTGATAAGATAATACTTCCTGGAGTTGGTGCCTTTGGTGTTGCAATGGATAAATTAAATCATTATAACTTAGTAGAAACCATTCAGGAAGCCGCAGAATCAGGAATACCATTTCTAGGAATATGTCTAGGCCTACAACTTATGTTCGAAAGTAGTGAAGAGAGTAAGGGGGTTAAGGGACTTGGTCTTTTACAGGGCAAAATAGTCCGTATTCCGGATTGTGAAGGATTAAAGATACCTCATATCGGCTGGAATTCCCTTACCATTAATCCAAAGGCGAAATTATTTCAAGGTATTGATAATAATGCCTATGTTTATTTTGTACATTCCTTTTATCTAGAGGCAAGTAATAAGGAAGAAGTGGCTGCAACTACCCATTATAGCACTCTAATAGACGCATCTGCTGAGAAAGGCAATGTGTTTGGGTGTCAATTTCATCCTGAAAAGAGCGGTGAAGTAGGCTTAAAAATATTACAGAATTTTGCAGAGCTTTAG
- a CDS encoding chemotaxis protein, translating into MNDTGVLLESGTNELEILEFKIGNNHYGINVAKVREILPYQKPTPIPNAHSGIEGIFMPRDIIITVVNLAKCLNVPDSEVVTTDMNIITNFNKLNVAFHVHGVVGIHRFSWEDINKPDETINNIATGIVKLDGKLIIVLDFEKIIADISPETGLRVSDMNHLHDRKRNDKPILIAEDSPMLSSMILECLHKAGYNNIRACSNGQEAWELLRGYKSNNEIDKRVSCVITDIEMPQMDGHHLTKLIKTDSELKHLPVIIFSSLINDEMMRKGESIGADAQITKPEIGNLVSIIDQCILS; encoded by the coding sequence ATGAATGATACAGGTGTTTTATTGGAAAGCGGTACGAATGAATTAGAAATATTAGAGTTTAAAATTGGAAATAATCACTATGGTATCAATGTAGCTAAAGTTCGGGAAATATTACCCTATCAGAAACCAACCCCAATACCAAATGCCCATTCTGGTATTGAGGGAATCTTCATGCCTAGAGATATTATCATAACAGTTGTAAATCTTGCAAAATGTTTGAATGTTCCGGATAGTGAAGTGGTAACAACGGATATGAATATTATTACGAATTTTAATAAATTGAATGTTGCTTTTCATGTGCATGGAGTAGTAGGAATTCATCGTTTTTCCTGGGAAGACATCAATAAGCCGGATGAAACTATTAATAATATAGCGACAGGGATTGTAAAATTAGATGGAAAACTTATCATTGTTTTAGATTTTGAAAAAATAATAGCTGATATTAGTCCAGAGACAGGATTGCGTGTATCAGACATGAACCATCTACATGATAGAAAGCGTAATGATAAGCCAATATTAATTGCTGAAGATTCACCAATGTTAAGTAGTATGATATTGGAATGTTTACATAAAGCCGGATATAACAATATTAGAGCTTGTAGCAATGGACAGGAAGCTTGGGAACTATTGAGAGGATACAAGTCTAATAATGAAATAGATAAAAGAGTGAGTTGCGTTATAACAGATATAGAGATGCCACAAATGGACGGACATCATTTAACAAAACTTATTAAGACGGATTCTGAGTTAAAACATTTACCAGTTATTATTTTTTCATCTCTAATTAATGATGAGATGATGCGTAAAGGTGAATCCATTGGTGCAGATGCACAAATTACGAAGCCTGAGATTGGAAATTTGGTCAGTATTATTGACCAATGTATTTTATCATAG